A segment of the Toxotes jaculatrix isolate fToxJac2 chromosome 2, fToxJac2.pri, whole genome shotgun sequence genome:
AGGAACATTCAAGCTCACTTTTAAGATTGCTTACAATTGCACAGACGGGCATGCACAATTCCCATAAGTCCCCACACAGTTATAAAATGTTtcaagactaaaaaaaaatgtcaattagtagaaataatattttattttgcctttcATCACTGCAATTATGCATGCTTACTCGTGGTTCCAGTACCCCTTCTGGTCTTGGAACTCTCTCCTCTGGTCCTCTGGGGCCGCCTCCTATCCCACCGCTGTTCCTGCTCCTGGGATGCCGTCAGACCTCTCCTCTGCCTAGACCTTTCCATTTGGAGAGTTTGAACAGCCTTTTCCACCATGGGGCCCCTTCTAACATGAAAGCCTGGAAGCATAGGCCCTGCACAAAGAACACCTAAATACTGTAGTATTTAAACAATTTACTTGAAAGAAGTCAGCCACACTAAGGATGTGGGTTTTGGCCAGTTTACTAGGAATTAATATGTGCTCACTGACTTACCAAGGCCAAGAGCTGCAGCATACTGTTGATTAAGCAGAGAGTTGGCAGCAAGCTGGTTATAGGCAGGCATCCTTAGGGGGCTAAATGGACCAAGAGGTGAGTAGACGCCTGAAGAACCTGCATTGGATGACTGAGCACAGAAAGTTAAAACAATTTAACTCGCATTATCCGGGTCTTCTTATACTTTTAGATTCTCTAATTGTGGGCTGTGAGCCCTGCCATTTTTGAATACCTGTACTATTGCAGGATCCGGAGGCAGGCCATGGtgagatcttggaggttcacaCAGTGTGATATCCTTAATATCACTTCCCCGGAAAGTGATGTACTCATAGACATCATCTTTGGGTGGTGTTGGTCTGTCAGTGGGTCGTCCCTCCGTTCCAAAACATTTGACTAGTGAAAAGACAATGTTTGAGAAGGCTAGCAACCTGACATCCATGTTTCAATAATGATTCTAATCTCCCTAAGTGGATAGGCCTACACCACTCACCTTTTGCCAGCACTACTGTGGAGTTTACTTTATCAATTGTGTACAAAATCCCCTCATAACGATTTTGGGCTTTTGAAATTAATCCTATTTTACAGCCAATGTATGGCCTTGAAGAAGTCATGGCTAAAGAAAATTTCAGGCCAGGTGCGTATTCAACAAGAGCTCACGCATCCAAAAGCAATGGAGCGACCGGAAACAATTTATAGCGTCCACAGGTGACCTGAAACCACGCCCACTGATTGGCTTAAACGCACCTGGCAATGGATGTTGACCAATCCACTGTCAGTCCCTGTGGCTGCCGAGCTTTTCATTTGTGACTCAAAATGTCTGATATTTGGCATAATTTACAGTTATGCTTATTTGTAACTTTTATTTGGAAAACGTGTGGT
Coding sequences within it:
- the lsm14b gene encoding protein LSM14 homolog B isoform X1, whose amino-acid sequence is MTSSRPYIGCKIGLISKAQNRYEGILYTIDKVNSTVVLAKVKCFGTEGRPTDRPTPPKDDVYEYITFRGSDIKDITLCEPPRSHHGLPPDPAIVQSSNAGSSGVYSPLGPFSPLRMPAYNQLAANSLLNQQYAAALGLGPMLPGFHVRRGPMVEKAVQTLQMERSRQRRGLTASQEQEQRWDRRRPQRTRGESSKTRRGTGTTMKSGPVVPEAQQETQQPNDENRPPPRRRQGARRRRNRSRGQLLVANAPSATLKFDTDFDFDSSNAQFMKEELEREGQDRLNMKDGNHEVEEKEEFPSTAEEDHFGPKCYYDKAKSFFDNISSDNKFRLTWAEEQKRNLETFGVPGRFLRGQVFRGGYTGRRGRGTAQTLPSYRTRSGQL
- the lsm14b gene encoding protein LSM14 homolog B isoform X2 — protein: MTSSRPYIGCKIGLISKAQNRYEGILYTIDKVNSTVVLAKVKCFGTEGRPTDRPTPPKDDVYEYITFRGSDIKDITLCEPPRSHHGLPPDPAIVQSSNAGSSGVYSPLGPFSPLRMPAYNQLAANSLLNQQYAAALGLGPMLPGFHVRRGPMVEKAVQTLQMERSRQRRGLTASQEQEQRWDRRRPQRTRGESSKTRRVKSGPVVPEAQQETQQPNDENRPPPRRRQGARRRRNRSRGQLLVANAPSATLKFDTDFDFDSSNAQFMKEELEREGQDRLNMKDGNHEVEEKEEFPSTAEEDHFGPKCYYDKAKSFFDNISSDNKFRLTWAEEQKRNLETFGVPGRFLRGQVFRGGYTGRRGRGTAQTLPSYRTRSGQL